In the genome of Oscarella lobularis chromosome 1, ooOscLobu1.1, whole genome shotgun sequence, one region contains:
- the LOC136197907 gene encoding neogenin-like has product MSSTSSCRLLPVLVYGGWQYLLLQLFALRGNCVDVAVSVQGTNHVRMGDSPAISCDVTGASRVIRKWTFDPAFDLLGKNRTLVAGGHISFLYVDKSELSIHGATKSDEGRYYCHVSVLGQTIVKSADLFVIVPPTVQAEGRKILEGKSTTLSCIGKDFFSCFWSFKNQPISSNNQKYKIHGPNGEYLDILNVSRNDEGTYECRVFNSQFDVRKYPDLVVYYPPAVMRGPENIAVLEGYNAHLSCEVDGSPRPHVIWQHNGKVLDTSRSSRHVKNGVNLLVERVGMNDTGSYSCIAANDYGQVTSNRATLRVQDFPDGTSYKTMLVGSNDSLACYFIAGSNLTTTWTKNGQKITPLPSERLGTDFGEKLLFISVTYDASGEYTCLLDSEDAGVERNQTTVITVRGPPSAPQSITSSLRVLLRDSLFLLVNANWTAPKNDGNSALLGFVISHRLVADDPKPIPLISFQVDSSNRSAEWKVLLDLSVPVYALDLLVQGKNALGVSKPSIKRTAFLNQLLEKKIYNYGLRANSDGGNKSMSTESAMHRNDANNSTMPVTIAEFTTILPNNRSGSGYENSTSSSANDFGLSNWRYWFIVLSICTSVTVVAFCVFAWITFRSKFKKEKTCNHNCSVNLKDGQFVETQL; this is encoded by the exons atGAGCTCTACTTCTTCATGCCGCTTGCTACCCGTGCTAGTCTATGGCGGTTGGCAATATTTATTGCTGCAGCTGTTTGCACTTCGAG GCAACTGCGTTGACGTCGCTGTTAGCGTACAGGGAACGAATCACGTACGGATGGGAGACTCCCCAGCAATTAGCTGCGACGTTACCGGAGCGTCTCGTGTAATACGAAAATGGACGTTTGACCCAGCTTTTGACTTACTGGGAAAAAATCGAACTCTCGTAGCTGGCGGTCATATTTCCTTTCTTTATGTCGATAAATCCGAGCTCTCTATCCACGGAGCCACCAAGTCTGACGAAGGAAGGTATTACTGCCACGTTTCTGTGCTCGGTCAAACTATAGTAAAATCAGCTGATCTTTTCGTGATCG TGCCACCTACTGTACAGGCTGAAGGCAGGAAAATACTTGAaggcaaatcgacgactttATCCTGCATAGGCAAAGACTTCTTTAGCTGCTTTTGGTCATTCAAGAACCAACCAATTTCatctaataatcaaaaatacaaaattcATGGACCTAATGGCGAATATCTTGATATCCTAAACGTATCAAGGAACGACGAGGGAACCTACGAGTGTCGAGTTTTCAACagtcaatttgacgtcagaaaatatCCCGACCTGGTGGTTTACT ATCCTCCTGCTGTGATGAGAGGACCGGAAAATATCGCTGTACTAGAGGGTTACAATGCTCACTTATCGTGTGAAGTTGACGGTTCTCCGCGTCCTCACGTTATCTGGCAGCATAACGGGAAAGTATTAGACACGAGCCGCAGCAGTCGCCACGTGAAGAACGGCGTGAACCTGTTAGTTGAGCGTGTTGGCATGAACGACACGGGAAGCTATTCGTGCATTGCTGCAAATGACTATGGCCAAGTAACGTCAAACAGGGCAACTCTTAGAGTCCAAG ATTTTCCAGATGGAACGTCTTATAAAACGATGTTGGTTGGATCAAATGACTCCCTTGCTTGCTATTTTATAGCTGGATCAAATTTGACCACAACGTGGACAAAAAACGGTCAAAAAATCACTCCGTTGCCTAGTGAAAGACTTGGAACTGATTTCGGAGAAAAGCTACTATTTATTAGCGTCACCTATGACGCCTCTGGTGAATATACGTGCCTACTTGATTCTGAAGACGCTGGCGTCGAGCGGAATCAAACTACTGTAATTACAGTCAGAG GACCTCCATCTGCTCCTCAATCGATAACATCCTCGCTAAGAGTTTTACTAAGAGATTCGCTGTTTTTGTTAGTGAACGCAAACTGGACAGCTCCTAAAAACGACGGTAACAGCGCACTGCTTGGATTTGTCATTTCCCATAGATTAGTGGCGGATGATCCCAAGCCAATTCCGCTCATTTCTTTTCAAGTTGACTCTAGTAATCGATCAGCCGAGTGGAAAGTTCTCCTAGATTTGAGTGTTCCTGTATACGCTTTGGACCTTTTAGTTCAAGGAAAGAACGCTTTGGGCGTTAGTAAGCCAAGTATTAAGAGAACGGCTTTTTTGAATCAACtgcttgaaaagaaaatctacAATTATGGCTTAAGAGCAAATTCCG ATGGTGGGAATAAAAGCATGAGCACAGAAAGTGCTATGCACCGCAATGACGCTAACAACAGCACCATGCCAGTGACTATTGCTGAATTTACTACTATTCTTCCTAACAACAGGTCTGGCTCTGGCTACGAAAATTCTACGTCATCTTCCGCTAATGATTTTGGTTTGTCTAACTGGAGATATTGGTTCATTGTTCTAAGCATATGCACGAGTGTGACCGTCGTTGCATTCTGCGTTTTTGCCTGGATAACATTCAgatcaaaattcaaaaaagagaagacttGTAATCACAACTG CTCCGTCAACTTGAAGGATGGCCAATTTGTTGAAACTCAGTTATAA
- the LOC136190191 gene encoding uncharacterized protein isoform X1 translates to MKFTQKTETREINYATTSKERLRVAGRSFNELGLSVMVLYLGLIPLVSGVRVSIAQPPSALNGVDVNTHYVLITCSQSAPFRRVKWYHNNNEILVDDSGRHQQRLHGNDVYLSIKNVTKVDLGEYICQLDDRNSSKLSLKYKTKIFLIGFLKYPKKKKFFAGDAITVQAAFKVLETVNATVTVLWKHFPSGTIYKISTVRVSGVKNASLSRNVTLSDNGEVVVRFTTSDGAVARGRVRLKVYDKLPTPDSLIKDIGPTWVSVFILFPERFNGSYDSHIGFHVKIASDDNGVTRSFGLNSTTRELNITELIPCTNYSIRIHAVGEYHRSKARRMTVRTSSDPSQFAPALQFDDRGLLRLTEANGTTSRLVCLDPSAAADWHERIKLACNRNRSSNHSNEGMMGRYQLLTNTPLLNCSGGSQVKSCDEKRRVEWSSTCSESAVANTQSTNTYIRASTPGIHSPRATDDDTGTQSTEYTSTSDIHSLDDKTENGKNHDWVAGFVILGVCVTFALIGLVIWLKRKFRRSKESLVEQMKNHLEEDYHLLAFLLAKIKGKEPLPRCCHATDIQADQIANLLEGLLNSLETIKEKQDGFAGAVHNLVKDMKRLNISSTNIEAIRNAFGERIASDSTSELIVEKYLSCSSADTF, encoded by the exons ATGAAATTCACGCAGAAGACGGAGACAAG AGAAATTAACTACGCAACAACATCGAAAGAGCGACTCCGAGTCGCTGGCCGCAGCTTCAACGAACTCGGACTCTCTGTAATG GTACTATATCTTGGGCTGATCCCCTTAGTTTCGGGTGTTCGCGTATCGATCGCCCAACCTCCTTCAGCTTTGAACGGCGTTGACGTCAACACGCATTACGTGCTCATCACGTGTAGTCAATCGGCCCCGTTTCGCCGTGTCAAATGGTACCACAACAACAATGAAATTCTAGTAGACGACTCTGGCAGGCACCAGCAGCGATTACACGGCAATGATGTTTATCTCTCGATAAAAAATGTAACAAAGGTCGATCTTGGAGAGTACATCTGCCAACTGGACGACAGAAACAGTTCCAAGTTGTCTCTGAAATATAAAA CCAAAATTTTCTTGATTGGATTTTTGAAATAtccaaaaaagaagaaattctttgCCGGTGACGCTATTACTGTACAAGCCGCTTTTAAAGTTTTGGAAACGGTAAATGCAACAGTCACGGTACTTTGGAAGCACTTCCCAAGTGGAACAATCTACAAAATATCGACGGTCAGAGTATCAGGAGTGAAAAATGCATCTCTATCTCGCAATGTAACCCTTTCGGATAATggagaagtcgtcgtcaGGTTTACCACTTCTGATGGTGCCGTTGCAAGAGGCCGGGTTAGATTAAAAGTCTACG ATAAACTTCCTACACCTGACTCTCTAATTAAAGATATCGGGCCTACGTGGGTCAGCGTCTTTATTCTCTTTCCAGAACGATTCAACGGAAGTTATGACTCTCATATTGGCTTTCATGTGAAAATAGCATCAGATGACAACGGTGTGACCAGGTCCTTCGGCCTAAACTCCACGACCAGGGAATTAAACATTACCGAATTAATCCCATGTACAAATTATTCAATTCGAATTCACGCCGTGGGAGAGTACCACAGAAGCAAAGCGAGGCGGATGACGGTGCGGACAAGCTCCGATCCCAGTCAGTTTGCACCTGCCCTACAATTCGATGACAGAGGATTATTGAGGCTGACCGAGGCTAAtgggacgacgtcgcgactcGTTTGCCTTGACCCGTCAGCAGCGGCAGATTGGCACGAACGAATCAAGTTAGCGTGTAACAGAAACCGTTCTTCAAACCACAGTAATGAAGGGATGATGGGTCGCTATCAACTGCTGACTAACACGCCATTGTTAAACTGCTCCGGCGGAAGTCAGGTTAAAAGTTGTGAtgaaaaacgacgagttGAGTGGTCGTCAACTTGTTCAG AGTCAGCCGTTGCAAATACTCAATCAACCAATACCTATATAAGAGCGTCAACGCCTGGTATTCACAGCCCTCGGGCCACTGACGACGACACAGGCACTCAATCAACCGAGTATACTTCAACATCTGATATTCACAGCCTTGACGACAAAACAG AAAATGGAAAGAATCACGACTGGGTGGCTGGTTTTGTTATTTTGGGTGTATGTGTCACTTTTGCGCTCATTGGATTGGTAATAtggttgaaaagaaaattcagacGAAG TAAGGAATCTCTCGTTGAACAAATGAAGAATCATCTCGAAGAAG ACTACCATCtgcttgcttttcttttggcaAAAATTAAAGGAAAAGAGCCGTTGCCTCGTTGCTGTCATGCGACTGATATTCAAGCGGACCAAATTGCAAATCTTCTTGAAGGCCTCCTCAACAGCTTGGAAACAATTAAGGAAAAACAAGATGGCTTTGCTGGTGCCGTTCACAATTTAGTGAAAGACATGAAACGTCTCAACATCTCAAGCACCAATATTGAAGCCATTCGAAATGCCTTTGGTGAAAGGATTGCGAGTGATTCAACATCTGAATTAATTGTAGAGAAATATTTAAGCTGCTCTAGTGCTGACACCTTCTAA
- the LOC136190191 gene encoding uncharacterized protein isoform X2: MKFTQKTETREINYATTSKERLRVAGRSFNELGLSVLYLGLIPLVSGVRVSIAQPPSALNGVDVNTHYVLITCSQSAPFRRVKWYHNNNEILVDDSGRHQQRLHGNDVYLSIKNVTKVDLGEYICQLDDRNSSKLSLKYKTKIFLIGFLKYPKKKKFFAGDAITVQAAFKVLETVNATVTVLWKHFPSGTIYKISTVRVSGVKNASLSRNVTLSDNGEVVVRFTTSDGAVARGRVRLKVYDKLPTPDSLIKDIGPTWVSVFILFPERFNGSYDSHIGFHVKIASDDNGVTRSFGLNSTTRELNITELIPCTNYSIRIHAVGEYHRSKARRMTVRTSSDPSQFAPALQFDDRGLLRLTEANGTTSRLVCLDPSAAADWHERIKLACNRNRSSNHSNEGMMGRYQLLTNTPLLNCSGGSQVKSCDEKRRVEWSSTCSESAVANTQSTNTYIRASTPGIHSPRATDDDTGTQSTEYTSTSDIHSLDDKTENGKNHDWVAGFVILGVCVTFALIGLVIWLKRKFRRSKESLVEQMKNHLEEDYHLLAFLLAKIKGKEPLPRCCHATDIQADQIANLLEGLLNSLETIKEKQDGFAGAVHNLVKDMKRLNISSTNIEAIRNAFGERIASDSTSELIVEKYLSCSSADTF; encoded by the exons ATGAAATTCACGCAGAAGACGGAGACAAG AGAAATTAACTACGCAACAACATCGAAAGAGCGACTCCGAGTCGCTGGCCGCAGCTTCAACGAACTCGGACTCTCT GTACTATATCTTGGGCTGATCCCCTTAGTTTCGGGTGTTCGCGTATCGATCGCCCAACCTCCTTCAGCTTTGAACGGCGTTGACGTCAACACGCATTACGTGCTCATCACGTGTAGTCAATCGGCCCCGTTTCGCCGTGTCAAATGGTACCACAACAACAATGAAATTCTAGTAGACGACTCTGGCAGGCACCAGCAGCGATTACACGGCAATGATGTTTATCTCTCGATAAAAAATGTAACAAAGGTCGATCTTGGAGAGTACATCTGCCAACTGGACGACAGAAACAGTTCCAAGTTGTCTCTGAAATATAAAA CCAAAATTTTCTTGATTGGATTTTTGAAATAtccaaaaaagaagaaattctttgCCGGTGACGCTATTACTGTACAAGCCGCTTTTAAAGTTTTGGAAACGGTAAATGCAACAGTCACGGTACTTTGGAAGCACTTCCCAAGTGGAACAATCTACAAAATATCGACGGTCAGAGTATCAGGAGTGAAAAATGCATCTCTATCTCGCAATGTAACCCTTTCGGATAATggagaagtcgtcgtcaGGTTTACCACTTCTGATGGTGCCGTTGCAAGAGGCCGGGTTAGATTAAAAGTCTACG ATAAACTTCCTACACCTGACTCTCTAATTAAAGATATCGGGCCTACGTGGGTCAGCGTCTTTATTCTCTTTCCAGAACGATTCAACGGAAGTTATGACTCTCATATTGGCTTTCATGTGAAAATAGCATCAGATGACAACGGTGTGACCAGGTCCTTCGGCCTAAACTCCACGACCAGGGAATTAAACATTACCGAATTAATCCCATGTACAAATTATTCAATTCGAATTCACGCCGTGGGAGAGTACCACAGAAGCAAAGCGAGGCGGATGACGGTGCGGACAAGCTCCGATCCCAGTCAGTTTGCACCTGCCCTACAATTCGATGACAGAGGATTATTGAGGCTGACCGAGGCTAAtgggacgacgtcgcgactcGTTTGCCTTGACCCGTCAGCAGCGGCAGATTGGCACGAACGAATCAAGTTAGCGTGTAACAGAAACCGTTCTTCAAACCACAGTAATGAAGGGATGATGGGTCGCTATCAACTGCTGACTAACACGCCATTGTTAAACTGCTCCGGCGGAAGTCAGGTTAAAAGTTGTGAtgaaaaacgacgagttGAGTGGTCGTCAACTTGTTCAG AGTCAGCCGTTGCAAATACTCAATCAACCAATACCTATATAAGAGCGTCAACGCCTGGTATTCACAGCCCTCGGGCCACTGACGACGACACAGGCACTCAATCAACCGAGTATACTTCAACATCTGATATTCACAGCCTTGACGACAAAACAG AAAATGGAAAGAATCACGACTGGGTGGCTGGTTTTGTTATTTTGGGTGTATGTGTCACTTTTGCGCTCATTGGATTGGTAATAtggttgaaaagaaaattcagacGAAG TAAGGAATCTCTCGTTGAACAAATGAAGAATCATCTCGAAGAAG ACTACCATCtgcttgcttttcttttggcaAAAATTAAAGGAAAAGAGCCGTTGCCTCGTTGCTGTCATGCGACTGATATTCAAGCGGACCAAATTGCAAATCTTCTTGAAGGCCTCCTCAACAGCTTGGAAACAATTAAGGAAAAACAAGATGGCTTTGCTGGTGCCGTTCACAATTTAGTGAAAGACATGAAACGTCTCAACATCTCAAGCACCAATATTGAAGCCATTCGAAATGCCTTTGGTGAAAGGATTGCGAGTGATTCAACATCTGAATTAATTGTAGAGAAATATTTAAGCTGCTCTAGTGCTGACACCTTCTAA